Within the Mumia flava genome, the region AGCTCCAGCGGGAGATCCGCGCCCGTCTCGACGCAGGGCACGGATACCGACCGCTCGAGCCGCCCGCCTGAAACCCGTCCGCGGACCCAGTCGGCGCACGCGCGCCGGGCACCTTGTACGCTGGGGCCGCACCCGGGAGGTGTCGCATAGTGGCCTAGTGCGCCCGCCTGCTAAGCGGGTTGAGGTTGAAACCTCTCGCGGGTTCAAATCCCGCCACCTCCGCAATACGCCGACGCGGCACGTGGTTCTCCACGTGCCGCGTCGGCGTTCGTCACTTCCGAGGGTCCGGGCGAGCTAGGGCCTCGCCCCCGGGCCGGGACCGTGCCGGTGTCCGTGGCCGTGACCGATCCCCTTCCCGCCCCCGCTGGGCTTGCAGACGAAGCTGGAGGCGACGTCCGGGTCGCCGCCGCGGTAGCGAGCGACCGACGGGTACGGACAGAGCGGCCGCGACCGGTCCGCCGCCCAGTCGGCCGGCACCTCGGCGTTCACGCCGCCGGGGTTGCCTTCACCACGGGCGGTCGCGACGATCCGGTCCGGGGCGTCCCCACCCTCGACCCAGGCGATCAGCGCTCCGAGCCCGTCGAACTGGTCGGTCGCCGGACCACCCCGTACGTGCCCCATGCCGGGCACCTCGAAGTAGCGGACGAAGTCGTCGGCCTTGTTGCGGTAGGCCCGCTCGAGCTCGGTGTACCAGCGTGCGGTGTCGTCGGACGAGAACACCGCGTCGGCGGTCCCGTGAGCGACGATCATCTTCGCGCCGGTGTCGCGCAGCGTGTCGAGGTCCGTCGGGTTCGGCGGCGTCATGAACTCCATGCCGCTCTCCGTGTACAGCTCGTTCGTCGCGTAGATCGCCGACGCGAGACCGTCGACGTCGACGCTCAGCGCGTAGCCCCGCGAGTCCGCCAGGATGCCGGGCGACTCGGGCGGTGTCGAGAAGATCAGACCGGCAGCGCCGGGATCCAGCGAGACCGACGCCCCGAACTCCCAGCCTGCCCAGCCGGACTGCGTCAGACCGAGGTCGTACGGGAACGAGCTGTAGATCGCCTCGCCGTCGCTCGTGCGCGCACCGGCGAAGATGTCGCTGACGACCTCCTTCTGCTCGCGCGTCAGGCAGCTGCCGTCCCGCTGCTCGGCGCAGGTCGGCACGTCGCGGTCGAGGTCGAAGACGTCCTGACAGCGGGCGACGTCCTGGACCATGCCGTCGCGCAGCCGGTCCAGACGGTCGCACCGGCGAGCGACGGCGTCGGCGACCACCTGGCGCTCGTCCTGGGTGAACGCGGTCGCGAGATCCCCGCCGTCGGAGGCGACCGTGGCGTACTGCTGGGCACCCCAGATCTGGGCGACCGCCGCCTGCGGCAGGTTGAAGCCCGGCGCGATCGCGAGGAACCCGTCGTACTGGTCGGCGTAGCGTGCCGACGCGACCATCGTGTGCCGGCCCCCGTTGGAGCCGCCGGCGATGTAGGACGTGTCGGGGGCGCGGCCGTAGGCCGCCTCGACCAGGCTCTTGGCCATCGGGGTCAACGTCCCCACGGCCTGGTAGCCGTAGTCGAGACGCGCCTGCGGGTCCAGACCGAACAGCGGGCCCCTCGATCCGGTGTGGCCGGCGTCGGAGCTGAGCACGGCGAAGCCCGTCTGGAGGCCGTTCTCGAGCTGGCCTCCGGTGAACGTGCCGGTCGCGGGCACGACGCTGCCGTCGATGCCGCCGTTGGCCTGGTAGAGGTAGCGGCCGGACCAGT harbors:
- a CDS encoding tannase/feruloyl esterase family alpha/beta hydrolase; translation: MTTTPERRLAAGTTALVAALGLGLGAASAQATPAGKGHGPKHGTPRVAPAQPGTLEACETLASFAYPGTTITAAETVAAGTLTNAGEPVGEHCRVTGFMNERVSPVDGQTYRIGFEMRLPTDWSGRYLYQANGGIDGSVVPATGTFTGGQLENGLQTGFAVLSSDAGHTGSRGPLFGLDPQARLDYGYQAVGTLTPMAKSLVEAAYGRAPDTSYIAGGSNGGRHTMVASARYADQYDGFLAIAPGFNLPQAAVAQIWGAQQYATVASDGGDLATAFTQDERQVVADAVARRCDRLDRLRDGMVQDVARCQDVFDLDRDVPTCAEQRDGSCLTREQKEVVSDIFAGARTSDGEAIYSSFPYDLGLTQSGWAGWEFGASVSLDPGAAGLIFSTPPESPGILADSRGYALSVDVDGLASAIYATNELYTESGMEFMTPPNPTDLDTLRDTGAKMIVAHGTADAVFSSDDTARWYTELERAYRNKADDFVRYFEVPGMGHVRGGPATDQFDGLGALIAWVEGGDAPDRIVATARGEGNPGGVNAEVPADWAADRSRPLCPYPSVARYRGGDPDVASSFVCKPSGGGKGIGHGHGHRHGPGPGARP